A single window of Rhizobium indicum DNA harbors:
- a CDS encoding glyoxalase superfamily protein — protein MRDFRDAKLMAKTLRQALADRDISLTRSETLEIVARQFGLDQWNILSAKIEEAGASRSAIGIEPPMPIFRIFSVEKAMEFYCGFLGFHLDWEHRFGENFPLYCQVSRDGMALHLSEHSGDASPGAKAFVRVANVRSYHAELSGKDYRYMKPGVEQAPWGLEMTVTDPFSNRIAFCEQT, from the coding sequence ATGCGCGATTTTCGCGATGCCAAGCTCATGGCAAAGACATTGCGGCAGGCCCTTGCCGACCGCGACATTTCGCTCACCCGCAGCGAGACGCTCGAAATCGTCGCCCGGCAGTTCGGGCTCGATCAATGGAATATCCTCTCGGCCAAAATAGAGGAGGCGGGCGCCTCCCGCTCCGCCATCGGCATCGAACCGCCGATGCCGATCTTCCGCATCTTCTCGGTCGAAAAGGCGATGGAGTTCTATTGCGGCTTCCTCGGCTTTCATCTCGATTGGGAACACCGTTTCGGCGAAAACTTCCCGCTCTATTGCCAGGTCTCGCGCGACGGCATGGCGCTGCACCTCAGCGAACATTCCGGCGACGCCAGCCCCGGCGCCAAGGCCTTCGTCCGCGTCGCCAACGTGCGGAGCTATCACGCCGAACTCTCAGGCAAGGACTACCGCTACATGAAGCCCGGCGTCGAGCAAGCGCCGTGGGGACTGGAGATGACCGTCACCGACCCGTTCAGCAACCGCATCGCCTTTTGCGAGCAGACGTAG